A single region of the Sphingomonas sp. LY29 genome encodes:
- a CDS encoding TonB-dependent receptor, with protein MTNRFARSLYASTTSSIALGLALTVASPAFAQDAAQTPANTAEAGAATTEVPPAVETASQDVVVTGIRASLQNSARIKRNQATIVEVISAEDIGKLPDVSIADSLARLPGVTAQRLDGRDQRLSVRGLGPDFGMTLLNGREQVTVGDNRGVEYDQYPAEFFKSVVVNKSANAALVPAGISGTVDLRMLRPLDTSKPVVALNLRGQLNSNDKLNPEGKRVGYRGSATYVDQFANDTVGIAIGVSSMLQPTQIERYNAWGFPNSSSAGGNLLLGGAKPFVDSTALRRTGVVATIEVKPSDTSHTTLDILYSKFKQTQFLRGIEFPIAPDWSSGPVVNSYEATDGFVTDANVGGIVGVVRNDYNRRKAHNFSIGANHVQGLTDTINLTVDASYSMATRSDFLLENYSGTGYNLSGARDTINISQNGNGTFDIVPTLDYANPANLRLTDPRGWGYNGTEAVVQSGFLNQPKFEDELRALRASLDGELGGGFLNRWEVGAVYSRRSKDALYTSAFLCPKDPNPSCTVSSGTALSAPIPDAAIVGTVPLDYLGVPGMIALDPLYLYNNAYDVAFDNRPDSLARDYNVTEKVSTLYALVNIDTLLGSVPLRGSVGAQYVHTNQSSEGFVANQTGTLVTYAEVKDGDKYNHFLPSAALSFEVMPSTFVKMGASKTIMRPRMDQERVTRVFSTNPVNIGTSDPANQPYFTAYGGNAQLRPYKSRNLDLSLEHYFRQGGYIALSGYHKKLTDYVDPNRSFLADFSAVAATLPAAVQAQLNTTDGLVSGPANDGKGKIFGQELSLSLPFANITPALDGFGVFGSIARVKSKVQYASQPGTIQIPGLSKYVGNAEVYYEKYGFQARVSYRYRSKFIGEVAGLSASPTFRTAKAEGILDAQLGYEFKTGALEGLSIIGQAKNITNRPFVTYENNDTDRVIDYQRYGRDYYLSLSYKF; from the coding sequence ATGACGAACCGTTTCGCGCGTTCGCTTTACGCGAGCACCACCAGCAGCATCGCGCTCGGCCTTGCGCTGACCGTGGCATCGCCCGCCTTCGCACAGGACGCGGCGCAGACCCCGGCGAACACCGCCGAAGCTGGCGCCGCGACAACCGAAGTCCCGCCCGCAGTCGAAACCGCCAGCCAGGACGTCGTCGTCACCGGCATCCGCGCCTCGCTCCAGAACAGCGCCCGCATCAAGCGCAACCAGGCGACGATCGTCGAAGTGATCTCGGCCGAGGACATCGGCAAGCTTCCCGACGTGTCGATCGCAGACTCGCTGGCGCGCCTCCCCGGTGTGACCGCGCAGCGTCTCGACGGCCGCGACCAGCGCCTCTCGGTGCGCGGCCTCGGCCCCGACTTCGGCATGACGCTCCTTAACGGTCGTGAGCAGGTCACCGTCGGCGACAACCGCGGCGTCGAGTATGATCAGTATCCGGCCGAGTTCTTCAAGAGCGTGGTCGTCAACAAGTCGGCCAACGCAGCGCTCGTCCCAGCAGGCATTTCGGGCACTGTCGATCTTCGCATGCTTCGCCCGCTCGACACGTCGAAGCCGGTCGTCGCGCTCAACCTGCGCGGCCAGCTCAACTCGAACGACAAGCTCAACCCCGAAGGCAAGCGCGTCGGCTATCGCGGGTCGGCGACCTATGTCGACCAATTCGCCAACGACACCGTCGGCATCGCGATCGGCGTGTCGTCGATGCTGCAGCCGACCCAGATCGAGCGCTACAATGCATGGGGCTTCCCTAACTCCAGTTCGGCCGGCGGCAACCTGCTGCTCGGCGGTGCAAAGCCGTTCGTCGACTCGACCGCGCTTCGCCGCACCGGCGTCGTCGCGACGATCGAAGTGAAGCCGAGCGACACCTCGCACACCACGCTCGACATCCTTTATTCGAAGTTCAAGCAGACCCAGTTTCTGCGCGGCATCGAATTCCCGATCGCTCCCGACTGGAGCAGCGGGCCGGTCGTCAACAGCTATGAAGCGACCGACGGCTTCGTCACCGACGCCAACGTCGGCGGCATCGTCGGCGTTGTTCGTAACGACTATAACCGTCGCAAGGCGCACAACTTCTCGATCGGCGCCAACCACGTCCAGGGCCTGACCGACACGATCAACCTGACCGTCGACGCCAGCTATTCGATGGCCACTCGTTCGGACTTCCTGCTCGAGAATTACTCGGGCACCGGGTACAATCTGTCGGGCGCGCGGGACACGATCAACATCTCGCAGAACGGCAATGGCACCTTCGATATCGTGCCGACGCTCGACTATGCGAACCCGGCGAACCTGCGTCTGACCGATCCGCGCGGATGGGGCTACAACGGCACCGAAGCGGTCGTTCAGTCGGGCTTCCTCAACCAGCCCAAATTCGAGGACGAGCTTCGCGCACTTCGCGCCAGCCTCGACGGCGAACTCGGCGGCGGGTTCCTCAATCGCTGGGAAGTCGGCGCGGTCTACTCGCGTCGCTCGAAGGATGCTCTCTACACCAGCGCCTTCCTCTGCCCGAAGGATCCCAATCCGTCGTGCACCGTGTCGAGCGGCACCGCGCTGTCGGCGCCGATCCCCGACGCGGCGATCGTCGGTACCGTTCCGCTCGATTACCTCGGCGTTCCGGGCATGATCGCGCTCGATCCGCTGTACCTCTACAACAATGCCTACGACGTCGCGTTCGACAATCGCCCGGACAGCCTGGCGCGCGACTATAACGTGACCGAAAAGGTTTCGACGCTGTACGCGCTCGTCAACATCGACACGCTGCTCGGCTCGGTGCCGCTGCGTGGTTCGGTCGGGGCGCAATATGTCCACACCAACCAGTCGTCGGAAGGCTTCGTCGCCAACCAGACGGGAACGCTGGTGACCTATGCCGAGGTCAAGGACGGCGACAAGTACAACCACTTCCTGCCCAGCGCCGCGCTGTCGTTCGAAGTGATGCCGTCAACTTTCGTGAAGATGGGCGCGTCCAAGACGATCATGCGTCCGCGCATGGATCAGGAGCGCGTGACTCGCGTGTTCAGCACGAACCCGGTCAACATCGGTACATCCGATCCCGCCAACCAGCCCTATTTCACGGCTTACGGCGGCAATGCGCAGCTTCGTCCCTACAAGTCGCGCAACCTCGACCTCAGCCTCGAACATTACTTCCGCCAGGGCGGCTACATCGCGCTGTCGGGCTATCACAAGAAGCTGACCGACTATGTCGATCCCAACCGCAGCTTCCTCGCCGACTTCTCGGCGGTGGCGGCGACGTTGCCGGCGGCGGTTCAGGCGCAGCTGAACACCACCGACGGCCTCGTCTCGGGTCCGGCCAACGACGGCAAGGGCAAGATCTTCGGTCAGGAACTCAGCCTGTCGCTGCCGTTCGCAAACATCACCCCGGCGCTCGACGGCTTCGGCGTGTTCGGCTCGATCGCGCGGGTGAAGAGCAAGGTGCAGTACGCCAGCCAGCCGGGAACGATCCAGATCCCGGGCCTGTCGAAGTATGTCGGCAATGCCGAAGTCTATTATGAAAAGTACGGCTTCCAGGCGCGGGTGAGCTATCGCTACCGGTCGAAGTTCATCGGCGAAGTCGCCGGTCTGTCCGCCAGCCCGACGTTCCGCACGGCCAAGGCCGAGGGCATTCTAGACGCGCAGCTTGGCTATGAGTTCAAGACCGGCGCGCTCGAGGGTTTGTCGATCATCGGTCAGGCGAAGAACATCACCAATCGCCCGTTCGTGACCTACGAGAACAACGATACCGATCGCGTGATCGATTATCAGCGCTACGGTCGCGACTATTACCTGTCGCTTTCGTACAAGTTCTGA
- a CDS encoding tryptophan halogenase family protein: MSKQEPHTDILIVGGGTAGWMAAAILSQFIPAGYRVRLIESEEIGTVGVGEATIPQIRLFNQALGIDEDEFLRATQGTYKLGIEFVDWSGPGSRYMHAFGEVGRGVGIVPFQHYWHRAQALGLAGPLDRYSLNEVAARALKMQRADPRTSTQLPAMPYAFHFDAGLYARFLRARAEAQGVERIEGKVVDVSLDGETGRVSAVTLEGDRKVAADLFVDSSGFRGLLIEQALQTGYEDWSQWLPCNRAMAVPCDSGGGFTPYTRSTARKAGWQWRIPLQHRIGNGYVYCSEFISDDEAAETLLANLDGAPQADPRPLRFVTGKRRKAWNRNVVALGLSSGFMEPLESTSIHMIQSGLSRLIKMLPRGSFDPSVPEEYNRQTDFEYRTIRDFLVLHYKATVPETSAFWRHCANMEIPEALAHRIALFRANGTIAREHDELFTEVGWLQVLVGQGIVPTAHHPLADTIGERELGDYMSIWEKLIEREVAQMPSHADFIARHSAAAGIAA; this comes from the coding sequence TTGAGCAAGCAGGAACCCCATACCGATATCCTGATCGTCGGCGGCGGTACCGCCGGCTGGATGGCGGCGGCCATCCTGTCGCAATTCATTCCCGCCGGTTATCGCGTCCGCCTGATCGAGTCCGAGGAAATCGGGACCGTCGGCGTCGGCGAAGCGACCATCCCGCAGATTCGCCTGTTCAACCAGGCGCTTGGCATCGACGAGGACGAGTTCCTGCGTGCCACGCAGGGCACCTACAAGCTGGGCATCGAATTCGTCGACTGGTCGGGTCCGGGCTCGCGCTACATGCACGCGTTCGGTGAAGTCGGACGCGGGGTCGGCATCGTCCCCTTCCAGCATTATTGGCACCGGGCTCAGGCGCTTGGCCTGGCCGGGCCACTCGACCGCTACAGCCTCAACGAAGTCGCCGCGCGCGCGCTTAAGATGCAACGCGCCGATCCGCGTACGTCGACGCAACTGCCGGCAATGCCCTACGCCTTCCACTTCGACGCCGGCCTCTACGCCCGCTTCCTGCGCGCACGCGCGGAGGCGCAGGGCGTCGAGCGCATCGAGGGCAAGGTCGTCGACGTCTCGCTCGACGGAGAGACGGGGCGAGTGTCCGCGGTCACGCTCGAAGGCGATCGCAAGGTCGCCGCAGACTTGTTCGTCGATAGCTCGGGCTTCCGCGGACTGTTGATCGAGCAAGCGCTCCAGACCGGCTACGAGGATTGGTCGCAGTGGCTGCCGTGCAACCGCGCGATGGCCGTCCCCTGCGACAGCGGCGGCGGCTTCACGCCCTACACGCGATCGACCGCGCGCAAGGCGGGGTGGCAGTGGCGCATCCCGCTGCAGCACCGCATCGGCAACGGCTATGTCTATTGCAGCGAGTTCATCTCGGACGACGAGGCGGCGGAAACGCTGCTCGCCAATCTCGACGGAGCACCGCAAGCCGATCCACGGCCATTGCGGTTCGTCACCGGAAAACGGCGCAAGGCGTGGAATCGCAATGTCGTCGCGCTCGGGCTGTCGAGCGGCTTCATGGAGCCGCTGGAATCGACCAGCATCCACATGATCCAGAGCGGACTGTCGCGCCTGATCAAGATGCTTCCGCGGGGGTCGTTCGATCCCTCGGTGCCGGAAGAGTATAACCGCCAGACCGATTTCGAATATCGCACGATCCGCGATTTCCTTGTCCTGCATTACAAGGCGACGGTGCCCGAGACGTCGGCCTTCTGGCGCCACTGCGCGAACATGGAAATTCCCGAGGCGCTGGCGCATCGCATTGCGCTGTTCCGCGCGAACGGCACGATCGCGCGCGAGCATGATGAACTCTTCACCGAGGTCGGCTGGCTGCAGGTACTGGTCGGGCAGGGGATCGTGCCGACCGCGCATCATCCGTTGGCCGACACGATCGGGGAGCGCGAACTGGGCGATTACATGTCGATCTGGGAAAAGCTGATCGAGCGCGAAGTCGCGCAAATGCCGAGCCACGCCGACTTCATCGCGCGACACTCGGCCGCCGCCGGCATCGCGGCATGA
- a CDS encoding alpha-amylase family glycosyl hydrolase, producing the protein MAMKLCGARTALGIALGALVAGALVGQARAQSPADSVRARLPEDEVIYFLLPDRFENGDTANDRGGLRGDRLAHGFDPTAKGFFHGGDLKGLTKRLDYIQGMGVTAVWVAPIFKNKPVQGAKGKESAGYHGYWITDFTSVDPHLGTNADFKALVDAAHARGMKVFMDIITNHTADVIQLAECAGTGECAYRSIADYPYQRKGGPKGAAINPGFAGDRVRTTDNFARLTDPNWAYTVRVPSAERSVKKPSWLNNPIYYHNRGDTLFRNESSTMGDFVGLDDLFTEHPRVVQGMIDIYGEWIDRYGIDGFRIDTARHVNPEFWQAFAPAMIARAKARGIPNFHIFGEVYTDAVDPAFTAIHTVRDGLPTTLDFAFAAAVKAVVAGKAPTSTLAGLFHVDPLYKGGDETARRLPTFLGNHDMGRVGHAIRTGFPQATDEEQLNRSILAHAMLLTLRGVPTIYSGDEQGFAGDGGDQDSREDMFPSKVAVYNDNKLIGTAATTATANFDTAHPLYRTIGVLSRLRTSTPALTRGRQLLRHAGDGPGLFAVSRFDPTTGKEVLLVFNTSTETLTQNVRVEVGSTQFSALAGQCATNASAPGVLGITLPALGYAVCAAR; encoded by the coding sequence ATGGCAATGAAGCTTTGCGGCGCTCGAACGGCTCTCGGCATCGCGCTCGGCGCCCTGGTGGCCGGTGCTTTGGTCGGTCAGGCCCGCGCGCAGTCGCCGGCGGACTCGGTCCGCGCTCGCTTGCCCGAAGACGAGGTGATCTACTTCCTGCTGCCCGATCGGTTCGAGAACGGCGACACCGCCAACGACCGCGGCGGGCTTCGCGGCGATCGGCTTGCACATGGCTTCGATCCCACCGCCAAGGGCTTTTTCCACGGCGGCGACCTTAAGGGGCTGACCAAGCGCCTCGACTATATCCAGGGCATGGGTGTGACCGCGGTCTGGGTCGCGCCGATCTTCAAGAACAAGCCGGTGCAGGGCGCGAAGGGCAAGGAGAGCGCGGGTTACCACGGCTACTGGATCACCGATTTCACCTCGGTCGATCCGCACCTTGGCACCAACGCCGATTTCAAGGCGCTGGTCGATGCAGCGCATGCGCGCGGGATGAAGGTCTTCATGGACATCATCACCAATCACACTGCCGACGTGATCCAGCTCGCCGAATGCGCGGGAACGGGCGAATGCGCCTATCGCTCGATCGCCGACTATCCCTATCAGCGCAAAGGCGGGCCGAAGGGCGCCGCGATCAATCCGGGTTTCGCTGGCGACCGCGTGCGAACCACGGATAATTTCGCGCGGCTGACCGATCCCAACTGGGCCTACACCGTCCGCGTCCCGTCGGCCGAACGGTCGGTGAAGAAGCCGTCATGGCTCAACAATCCGATCTACTATCACAATCGCGGCGACACGCTGTTCCGCAACGAAAGCTCGACGATGGGCGATTTCGTCGGACTCGACGATCTGTTCACCGAGCATCCGCGCGTCGTTCAGGGGATGATCGACATCTATGGCGAGTGGATCGACCGCTACGGCATCGACGGCTTCCGCATCGACACCGCGCGCCATGTGAACCCCGAATTCTGGCAAGCCTTCGCGCCGGCGATGATCGCGCGGGCAAAGGCGCGCGGCATTCCGAATTTCCACATCTTCGGAGAAGTCTACACCGACGCCGTCGACCCGGCGTTCACCGCGATCCACACCGTTCGCGACGGACTTCCGACCACACTCGATTTCGCCTTCGCCGCCGCGGTGAAGGCGGTGGTCGCGGGCAAGGCGCCGACCAGCACGTTGGCCGGCCTGTTCCACGTCGATCCGCTCTACAAGGGCGGCGACGAGACCGCGCGTCGGCTGCCGACCTTCCTTGGCAACCACGACATGGGCCGCGTCGGCCACGCGATCCGCACGGGCTTCCCGCAGGCGACCGACGAGGAGCAGCTCAACCGCTCGATCCTCGCGCATGCCATGCTGCTCACGTTGCGCGGGGTGCCGACGATCTACAGCGGCGACGAACAAGGCTTTGCCGGCGACGGCGGCGACCAGGATTCGCGCGAGGACATGTTCCCCAGCAAGGTCGCGGTCTACAATGACAACAAGCTGATCGGCACCGCGGCGACCACCGCGACCGCCAACTTCGACACCGCGCATCCTCTCTATCGGACCATCGGCGTGCTTTCGCGACTGCGCACTTCGACCCCCGCATTGACGCGCGGTCGCCAATTGCTCCGCCACGCCGGCGACGGGCCCGGCCTGTTCGCGGTGTCGCGCTTCGATCCGACCACGGGCAAGGAAGTGCTGCTCGTGTTCAACACTTCGACCGAGACACTGACTCAGAATGTGCGCGTCGAGGTCGGCAGCACGCAATTCTCGGCCTTGGCGGGCCAGTGTGCGACGAACGCGTCTGCTCCGGGTGTGCTCGGCATCACGCTGCCCGCGCTCGGCTATGCGGTGTGCGCCGCGCGATGA
- a CDS encoding LacI family DNA-binding transcriptional regulator produces the protein MNQRRPTSFDIAALAGVSQPTVSRALSGNPSVSDETRAKVLAAAKELNYTVDKNASGLRRQQSRTIALLFFEDPTPDDTLINPFYLSMVGSLTRACAKAGYDLLISFQQLSSDWHVDYEDSRKADGIILLGYGDYLEAMPRLEQLVGQRTHFVRWGAARAGQIGTTVGSDNEQGGYLAGRHLVDQGRKRIAFLGNATPAEPEYLERWTGFARALAERGIDSGDALKRSAEASEESGRRAVEQMLADGLHFDAIFAINDLAAIGAMRALHEAGKRIPEDVAIVGFDDLAAARLSEPALTTVAQDTRRAGEALIETLVAKIEERAPDSVTLPVTLVVRQSS, from the coding sequence ATGAACCAGCGCCGCCCCACTTCATTCGACATCGCCGCGCTTGCCGGGGTGTCGCAACCGACCGTCAGCCGCGCCTTGTCGGGCAACCCCAGCGTCAGCGACGAAACCCGCGCCAAGGTGCTCGCGGCGGCCAAGGAGCTCAACTACACCGTCGACAAGAACGCGTCGGGACTTCGGCGCCAGCAATCGCGGACGATCGCACTGCTGTTCTTCGAAGATCCCACGCCCGACGACACGCTGATCAACCCTTTCTATCTGTCGATGGTCGGCTCGCTGACCCGCGCCTGCGCCAAGGCGGGCTACGACCTGCTGATCAGTTTCCAGCAGCTGTCGAGCGACTGGCACGTCGATTACGAGGACAGCCGCAAGGCCGATGGGATCATCCTGCTCGGCTATGGCGACTACCTCGAAGCGATGCCGCGGCTCGAGCAGCTGGTCGGTCAGCGCACGCACTTCGTTCGATGGGGCGCCGCGCGCGCCGGTCAGATCGGGACGACCGTCGGGTCGGACAATGAGCAGGGCGGATATCTTGCCGGTCGCCATTTGGTCGACCAGGGGCGTAAACGCATTGCCTTCCTCGGCAATGCGACGCCGGCCGAGCCGGAGTATCTCGAACGCTGGACCGGCTTCGCGCGCGCGCTGGCCGAACGTGGCATCGACAGCGGCGACGCCCTCAAACGCTCCGCCGAGGCAAGCGAGGAAAGCGGCCGGAGGGCGGTCGAACAGATGCTCGCCGACGGTCTTCATTTCGACGCCATCTTCGCGATCAACGACCTGGCCGCGATCGGTGCGATGCGCGCGCTTCATGAAGCGGGCAAGCGCATCCCGGAGGACGTCGCCATCGTCGGCTTCGACGATCTTGCCGCCGCTCGCCTTTCCGAACCCGCGCTGACGACGGTCGCGCAGGACACGCGCCGTGCGGGCGAAGCGCTGATCGAAACGCTGGTCGCCAAGATCGAGGAGCGAGCGCCCGACAGTGTCACGCTTCCAGTCACACTGGTCGTCCGCCAGTCGAGCTAG